One genomic region from Zalophus californianus isolate mZalCal1 chromosome 2, mZalCal1.pri.v2, whole genome shotgun sequence encodes:
- the LOC113924772 gene encoding cysteine and histidine-rich domain-containing protein 1-like produces MALLCYNRGCRQCFDPETNSDDACTYHPGVPVFHDALKGWSSCKRRTTDFSDFLSIAGCTKGRHNSEKPPEPVKPEVKNTEKKELSELKPKFQEHIIQAPKPVEAIKRPSPDEPMTKLELKISASLKQALDKLKLSSGNEENKKEEDSDEIKIGTSCKNGGCSKTYQGPQSLEEVCVYHSGVPIFHEGMKYWSCCRKKTSDFNTFLAQEGCTTGKHMWTKKDAGKKVVPCRHDWHQTGGEVTISVYAKNSLPELSQVEANSTLLNVHIVFKGEKEFHQNVKLWGVIDVTRSYVTMTATKIEINMRKAEAMQWASLELPATRKQEKQKEETTE; encoded by the coding sequence ATGGCCTTGCTGTGCTACAACCGGGGCTGCAGGCAGTGCTTCGATCCCGAGACCAACTCCGACGATGCTTGCACATATCACCCAGGTGTTCCAGTCTTCCATGATGCATTAAAGGGTTGGTCTTCCTGTAAGAGAAGAACAAccgatttttctgattttttaagcATTGCAGGCTGTACAAAAGGCAGGCATAATAGTGAGAAGCCACCTGAGCCAGTCAAGCCTGAAGTCAAGAATACTgagaagaaagaactttctgaACTGAAACCCAAGTTTCAGGAGCACATCATTCAAGCCCCTAAACCAGTAGAAGCAATAAAAAGGCCAAGCCCAGATGAACCAATGACaaaattggaattaaaaatatctgcttcCCTAAAACAAGCACTTGATAAACTTAAACTATCGTCggggaatgaagaaaataagaaagaagaggacAGTGATGAAATTAAGATTGGGACCTCATGTAAAAATGGAGGGTGTTCAAAGACATATCAGGGTCCACAGAGTCTAGAAGAAGTCTGTGTATATCATTCTGGAGTACCTATTTTTCATGAAGGGATGAAATACTGGAGCTGTTGTAGGAAAAAAACTTCTGATTTCAATACATTCTTAGCCCAAGAGGGCTGTACAACAGGGAAACACATGTGGACTAAAAAGGATGCTGGGAAAAAAGTTGTTCCATGTAGACATGACTGGCATCAGACTGGGGGTGAGGTCACCATTTCAGTATATGCTAAAAATTCACTTCCAGAACTTAGCCAAGTAGAAGCAAACAGTACATTGTTAAATGTGCACATTGTATTTAAAGGAGAGAAGGAATTTCATCAAAATGTGAAATTATGGGGTGTGATTGATGTAACAAGAAGTTATGTAACTATGACTGCAACAAAGATTGAGATCAACATGAGAAAAGCTGAAGCTATGCAATGGGCAAGCCTTGAACTGCCTGCTAccagaaagcaggaaaaacaaaaagaagaaacaacagaaTGA